A DNA window from Halichondria panicea chromosome 16, odHalPani1.1, whole genome shotgun sequence contains the following coding sequences:
- the LOC135349783 gene encoding zinc finger SWIM domain-containing protein 7-like, whose amino-acid sequence MESLRRILQGTIDQLLLEVRRESQNNLEGPSLPENLLSALHSVFQQSLLHALDLVDKNHVMCFVCPAGRELFQVQASAGNRVYTCLVSSNYCNCPSFVYSVVLKEDALMCKHLLAVQLGRALDRVETKDISGEEFAKLLSADTETLLA is encoded by the coding sequence ATGGAGTCTCTAAGAAGAATTCTTCAGGGCACTATTGATCAGCTCTTGTTGGAAGTGAGGAGAGAGTCACAGAATAATCTAGAGGGTCCATCTCTGCCAGAAAATCTACTGTCTGCACTTCACTCTGTTTTCCAACAGTCTCTTCTTCATGCATTGGACCTTGTGGACAAGAATCATGTGATGTGCTTTGTGTGTCCTGCTGGAAGAGAGCTATTCCAAGTTCAAGCAAGTGCTGGGAACAGAGTCTACACTTGTCTGGTGTCCAGTAACTACTGCAATTGCCCCTCatttgtgtacagtgtggtTCTGAAGGAAGACGCTCTCATGTGCAAGCATCTCCTGGCTGTACAGTTGGGACGTGCACTGGATCGTGTCGAAACAAAGGACATTTCAGGAGAAGAATTTGCCAAACTCCTTTCTGCAGACACAGAAACGTTATTAGCTTAG
- the LOC135350166 gene encoding uncharacterized protein LOC135350166, with the protein MSSVRSRIEAIEALAKNQQPEADNQNESTTTKKRFHYPGPNRRTSSDHSQSNNFSTIKPARTQGLTDFESDLQEVWSVRKNIHHQGGKAPTASHAPPTSSSVQTAGHYSRHGAIAAQQSPVLPKSNKDFVAKSHATHTNGYTTQKDDEFSFETKRAPLQEQQSPWNVKKSNYSYNSSEAPSKRPFGSPGLVNGVTSPPTAKRKPNIGEAQGVRPTKANDLMFPSRRKHDEKMNYAKRMANSYLKSVGIGEYTPPNPGASRQPSDSQKYSSLKWKDSDF; encoded by the exons ATGTCGTCTGTGAGGTCAAGGATTGAAGCCATTGAGGCATTGGCCAAGAATCAGCAGCCAGAAGCTGACAACCAGAATGAGTCCACCACCACCA AGAAACGATTCCATTATCCTGGTCCAAATCGTCGCACTAGCAGTGATCACTCTCAGTCCAACAACTTCAGCACAATCAAGCCAGCCAGGACACAAGGCCTAACAG ATTTTGAGTCAGACCTTCAAGAGGTTTGGAGTGTGCGTAAAAACATCCACCATCAAGGAGGGAAGGCACCAACAGCATCTCATGCACCTCCTACCTCCTCCTCTGTGCAGACTGCCGGCCATTACTCACGTCATGGAGCCATTGCAGCCCAGCAGTCTCCAGTACTACCAAAGAGCAACAAAGACTTTGTCGCTAAAT CACAtgcaacacacacaaatggcTACACTACTCAAAAAGATGATGAATTCTCCTTCGAGACAAAAAGGGCACCCCTACAAG AGCAACAATCACCCTGGAATGTAAAGAAGAGCAATTACTCTTACAACAGTTCAGAGGCTCCCAGCAAGCGACCGTTTGGCTCCCCCGGACTAGTCAATGGAGTCACCTCTCCCCCCACTGCCAAGAGAAAGCCAAACATCGGGGAGGCTCAAGGAGTCAGACCCACTAAAGCCAACGACCTCATGTTCCCTTCGAGACgaa AGCATGACGAGAAGATGAACTATGCGAAGAGAATGGCCAATAGCTATCTCAAATCAGTGGGCATTGGAGAGTACACGCCTCCAAACCCGGGAGCAAGCCGGCAACCATCAGATTCTCAAAAATACTCTTCTTTAAAATGGAAAGACTCTGACTTTTGA